From the genome of Acidaminococcus sp.:
AGCAGGTTTTCTTTAGGAACTTCGCAGTCTTCGAATACGAGTTCTGCAGTGATGGAGGTATGACCGCCCATCTTGTCTTCGATCTTACCGAACTTGAAGCCAGGCATGCCTTTTTCCAGAATGAAGGCGGAAATGCCATGTACGCCTTTGCTCTTATCGGTCATAGCAAATACTACATAAGTATCAGCTTCTTTACCGTTGGTGATGAAGATCTTGGAGCCGTTCAGGATGTATTTGTCACCCTTCAGAACAGCCGTGGTCTGCTGACCAGCAGCATCGGTACCAGCACCCGGTTCGGTCAGGCCGAAAGCGCCAAGCTTTTCGCCGCGGCAGATCGGAGCCAGATACTTCTTCTTCTGTTCTTCAGTACCGAACATATAGATAGGAGTTGCGCACAGGGATACGCAGGCGGAAAGGGTGATACCGGCACCATCATCAACCTTGGAGAGTTCTTCTACAGCAATGATGTAGCTCAGAACATCCATTCCCAGTCCATCATATTCTTCAGGGAAGCAGATACCGAAGAAACCATTTTCAGCCATTTGGTTCATCAGGTCACGATTGAATTCATGGTTCTTATCTCTTTCAGCAACGGTCGGAGCTAAGAATCTCTCAGCAAAATCATGAGCCTGTTGTTTAATCATTTCCTGATCTTCACTCAGTTTAAAATCCACGACAAATTACCCTCTTTCTTTAAATTCTCATTATCTCAATTAAGGGAACACTGATTAATCCACGAGGGATCAATCAGTGTTTTCCGCTTGAAATTAGAGCATTTCAATAACGGTAGCAGTGCCCATGCCGCCGCCGATGCACAGCGTAGCAAGACCATACTTCTTGTTTCTGTGTTTCAGAGCATACAGCAGGGTTACGAGGATACGAGCACCGGAAGCACCAATCGGGTGACCCAGAGCAATAGCACCGCCGTTAACGTTAACTTTTTCAGGATCGAAGTTCAGTTCTCTGCCGACTTCTACGAACTGTGCAGCAAAAGCTTCGTTAGCTTCGATGAGGTCCATATCTTCAACCTTCATGTTGATCTTGCCCAGAGCTTTGCGGCTTGCAGGAACAGGGCCGATACCCATGATAGCAGGATCTACACCGGCGGAAGCATAGGACAGAATCTTAGCCATCGGTTTCAGACCCAGTTCCTTAGCCTTGTCAGCGGACATAACAACGAGGGCAGCAGCGCCGTCGTTCAGGCCGGAAGCGTTACCAGCAGTAACGGTACCGCCGTCTTTCTTGAAAGCAGGTTTCAGTTTAGCCAGAGCTTCCATGCTGGTGCTTTCTCTCGGGAATTCATCCGTATCGAAAGTAACTTCGCCCTTTTTCTTTACAGTATAGGTAACAGGAACAATTTCATCCTTGAATGCGCCGGATTTGATAGCGGCAACGGCTCTCTTCTGAGAACGCAGGGAAACTTCGTCCTGTTCTTCTCTCGTTACATGGAATCTTTCTGCAACGTTTTCAGAGGTGATGCCCATGTGGTAGTTATTGAAAGCA
Proteins encoded in this window:
- a CDS encoding acyl-CoA dehydrogenase produces the protein MDFKLSEDQEMIKQQAHDFAERFLAPTVAERDKNHEFNRDLMNQMAENGFFGICFPEEYDGLGMDVLSYIIAVEELSKVDDGAGITLSACVSLCATPIYMFGTEEQKKKYLAPICRGEKLGAFGLTEPGAGTDAAGQQTTAVLKGDKYILNGSKIFITNGKEADTYVVFAMTDKSKGVHGISAFILEKGMPGFKFGKIEDKMGGHTSITAELVFEDCEVPKENLLGQEGEGFKIAMETLDGGRIGVGAQALGIAEGALDAAVKYSKEREQFGRPISKFQAISFKLADMKMKIDAARYLVYRAAYLKDQHGDYSAPAAEAKCFASDTCMQVTTDAVQVFGGYGYTVDYPVERFMRNAKITQIYEGTNEVQRLVISRALLKKDDKKK
- a CDS encoding acetyl-CoA C-acetyltransferase → MREVVIVSAVRTAIGKFGGSLAPLSAPEMGAVVIKEALKRANVKPEMVDEVIMGNVLQAGLGQNPARQASIKAGLPVEVPSFTVNKVCGSGLKSVELAAQSIIAGDNDIVVAGGMESMTNAPFATTSKARWGLRMGDAKLVDIMIKDGLWDAFNNYHMGITSENVAERFHVTREEQDEVSLRSQKRAVAAIKSGAFKDEIVPVTYTVKKKGEVTFDTDEFPRESTSMEALAKLKPAFKKDGGTVTAGNASGLNDGAAALVVMSADKAKELGLKPMAKILSYASAGVDPAIMGIGPVPASRKALGKINMKVEDMDLIEANEAFAAQFVEVGRELNFDPEKVNVNGGAIALGHPIGASGARILVTLLYALKHRNKKYGLATLCIGGGMGTATVIEML